The following proteins are co-located in the Thermus thermophilus HB8 genome:
- a CDS encoding nicotinamidase translates to MVQVPEIPKVETVELPAKETALIVVDMQNDFAHPKGALFVPDAPQSVPAIRLLLERARQAGAKVVYTQDWHREDDPEFQIWPRHAVAGTWGAEILEELKPEPEDLVIRKVRYDAFYGTPLDHYLHLFGVKHVVVTGTVANICVLHTAGSAALRWYNVVLPEDATSALTPFDLEATLRQVTFLYQGKVTRAEGVRFV, encoded by the coding sequence ATGGTCCAGGTGCCCGAGATCCCCAAGGTGGAAACCGTGGAACTCCCCGCCAAGGAGACGGCCCTCATCGTGGTGGACATGCAGAACGACTTCGCCCACCCCAAGGGCGCCCTCTTCGTCCCCGACGCCCCCCAAAGCGTCCCCGCCATCCGGCTCCTCCTGGAGAGGGCGCGGCAAGCGGGGGCCAAGGTGGTCTACACCCAGGACTGGCACCGGGAGGACGACCCCGAGTTCCAGATCTGGCCCCGGCACGCCGTGGCCGGGACCTGGGGCGCGGAGATCCTGGAGGAGCTTAAGCCCGAGCCCGAAGACCTCGTCATCCGGAAGGTCCGCTACGACGCCTTCTACGGCACCCCCTTGGACCACTACCTGCACCTCTTCGGGGTAAAGCACGTGGTGGTCACGGGGACGGTGGCCAACATCTGCGTCCTGCACACGGCGGGGTCCGCGGCCTTGCGCTGGTACAACGTGGTCCTTCCCGAGGATGCCACCAGCGCCCTCACCCCCTTTGACCTGGAGGCCACCTTGCGCCAGGTGACCTTCCTCTACCAGGGCAAGGTCACCCGGGCCGAGGGGGTTCGGTTTGTTTGA
- the metF gene encoding methylenetetrahydrofolate reductase [NAD(P)H] gives MKIRDLLKARRGPLFSFEFFPPKDPEGEEALFRTLEELKAFRPAFVSITYGAMGSTRERSVAWAQRIQSLGLNPLAHLTVAGQSRKEVAEVLHRFVESGVENLLALRGDPPRGERVFRPHPEGFRYAAELVALIRERYGDRVSVGGAAYPEGHPESESLEADLRHFKAKVEAGLDFAITQLFFNNAHYFGFLERARRAGIGIPILPGIMPVTSYRQLRRFTEVCGASIPGPLLAKLERHQDDPKAVLEIGVEHAVRQVAELLEAGVEGVHFYTLNKSPATRMVLERLGLRPASGQP, from the coding sequence ATGAAAATACGGGACCTCCTCAAGGCGCGGCGGGGCCCGCTTTTCTCCTTTGAGTTCTTCCCCCCGAAGGACCCGGAGGGGGAGGAGGCCCTCTTCCGCACCCTGGAGGAGCTCAAGGCCTTCCGCCCCGCCTTCGTCTCCATCACCTACGGGGCCATGGGGAGCACCCGGGAGAGGAGCGTGGCCTGGGCCCAGAGGATCCAGAGCCTCGGCCTCAACCCCCTCGCCCACCTCACCGTGGCGGGCCAGAGCCGGAAGGAGGTGGCCGAGGTCCTCCACCGCTTCGTGGAAAGCGGCGTGGAAAACCTCCTCGCCCTCCGGGGCGACCCCCCAAGAGGGGAAAGGGTCTTCCGCCCCCACCCGGAGGGTTTCCGCTACGCGGCGGAGCTCGTGGCCCTCATCCGGGAGCGGTACGGGGACCGGGTCTCCGTGGGCGGGGCGGCCTACCCCGAGGGGCACCCGGAAAGCGAGAGCCTCGAGGCCGACCTCCGCCACTTCAAGGCCAAGGTGGAGGCGGGGCTGGACTTCGCCATCACCCAGCTCTTCTTCAACAACGCCCACTACTTCGGCTTCCTGGAGCGGGCGAGGCGGGCGGGCATCGGGATCCCCATCCTCCCCGGGATCATGCCCGTCACCAGCTACCGCCAGCTCCGCCGCTTCACCGAGGTCTGCGGGGCGAGCATCCCCGGGCCCCTCCTCGCCAAGCTGGAGCGCCACCAGGACGATCCCAAGGCCGTCCTGGAGATCGGGGTGGAGCACGCCGTCCGCCAGGTGGCGGAGCTTTTGGAGGCCGGGGTGGAGGGCGTCCACTTCTACACCCTGAACAAAAGCCCCGCCACCCGCATGGTCCTGGAGCGCCTGGGCCTCCGCCCCGCCTCGGGGCAGCCCTAA
- the zapE gene encoding AFG1/ZapE family ATPase, translating into MRLVERTPEVDLDRLLQGFVPPPRFLGATFQTYRPDPRYPSQALVKERLRRWVHDRPRGFLRPRLPGPQGIYLDGGFGVGKTHLLVAAYLEAPSPKAFLTFEELTYTLGLLGLREGARRFSGLRYLFLDEFELDDPGNAQMVTHFLALTMDRGLRVATTSNTPPGALGEGRFNAEQFRHQIQSLARRFAVERIEGEDFRHRDPDRLPDPLPEERLLALYREDPRPKSLDDFPELIAHLRRLHPIRYRYLFDGLKAVYLRGLEPLHDQNDALRFVHFVDQLYNLGLDLKASGAPLKDLFPESYRHGAFAKKYGRALSRLAELLG; encoded by the coding sequence ATGCGGCTTGTGGAGCGCACCCCCGAGGTGGACCTGGACCGGCTTCTCCAGGGCTTCGTGCCCCCGCCCCGCTTCCTTGGGGCCACCTTCCAGACCTACCGGCCCGACCCCCGGTACCCCTCCCAGGCCCTGGTCAAGGAGCGGCTCCGCCGCTGGGTGCACGACCGCCCCCGGGGGTTCCTCCGTCCCCGGCTTCCCGGGCCCCAGGGGATCTACCTGGACGGGGGGTTCGGGGTGGGGAAGACCCACCTCCTGGTGGCCGCCTACCTCGAGGCCCCTTCCCCCAAGGCCTTCCTCACCTTTGAGGAGCTCACCTACACCCTGGGGCTCTTGGGCCTTAGGGAGGGGGCGAGGCGGTTTTCCGGGCTCCGCTACCTCTTCCTGGACGAGTTTGAGCTGGACGACCCGGGGAACGCCCAGATGGTCACCCACTTCCTCGCCCTCACCATGGACCGGGGCCTGAGGGTCGCCACCACCTCCAACACCCCGCCCGGGGCCCTGGGGGAGGGGCGGTTCAACGCCGAGCAGTTCCGCCACCAGATCCAAAGCCTCGCCCGCCGCTTCGCCGTGGAGCGGATTGAGGGGGAGGACTTCCGCCACCGGGACCCGGACCGCCTGCCTGACCCCCTCCCCGAGGAAAGGCTCCTCGCCCTTTACCGGGAGGACCCCAGGCCCAAGAGCCTGGACGATTTTCCCGAGCTCATCGCCCACCTGAGGCGGCTCCACCCCATCCGCTACCGCTACCTCTTTGACGGCCTGAAGGCCGTCTACCTCCGCGGCTTAGAACCCCTCCACGACCAGAACGACGCCCTCCGCTTCGTCCACTTCGTGGACCAGCTCTACAACCTGGGCCTGGACCTCAAGGCCTCCGGGGCCCCCCTGAAGGACCTCTTTCCCGAAAGCTACCGTCACGGGGCCTTCGCCAAGAAGTACGGCCGGGCCCTTTCCCGGCTCGCCGAGCTTTTGGGGTAG
- a CDS encoding DNA-3-methyladenine glycosylase family protein: MFEHPVLAAFYRRHGPAPFAPNPFPQRPPFRVLAESVVAQQLSTRAAARLAERLFRLVPPTPEAFLEAPLDLLRQAGLSRAKALALKDLAAKAEEGLLDGLDRLEDEAVVERLTRVRGVGLWTAEMFLMFGLGRPDVWPVRDLGLRRAAARLFGVAPEALPAFGEAFRPYRSHLAWYLWRSLSSP; this comes from the coding sequence TTGTTTGAGCACCCCGTCCTCGCCGCCTTTTACCGGCGGCACGGCCCCGCCCCCTTCGCCCCCAACCCCTTTCCCCAAAGGCCCCCCTTCCGCGTGCTCGCGGAGAGCGTGGTGGCCCAGCAGCTCTCCACCCGGGCGGCCGCCCGCCTCGCCGAGCGCCTCTTCCGCCTCGTCCCTCCTACCCCGGAGGCCTTCCTCGAGGCCCCCTTGGACCTCCTGCGGCAGGCGGGCCTCTCCCGGGCCAAGGCCTTGGCCCTGAAAGACCTCGCGGCCAAGGCCGAGGAAGGGCTTCTGGACGGGCTTGACCGCCTGGAGGACGAGGCGGTGGTGGAGCGCCTCACCCGCGTCCGGGGGGTGGGGCTTTGGACCGCGGAGATGTTTTTGATGTTCGGCCTGGGAAGGCCCGACGTCTGGCCGGTGCGGGACCTGGGGCTTCGCCGGGCCGCGGCGCGCCTTTTCGGCGTGGCCCCCGAGGCCCTTCCCGCCTTCGGCGAGGCCTTCCGCCCCTACCGGAGCCACCTCGCGTGGTACCTATGGCGAAGCCTGTCCTCCCCCTAA